In Candidatus Roseilinea sp., one DNA window encodes the following:
- a CDS encoding ABC transporter permease — MAQATTSLPRAASSAAPAIPSQGQWTLAWRRLRRNRAAVVGGVLVVIYITLAIFASSLAPHNPIKDYGASKAFLPPFWQSESPAGKAFDPSFPLGTDQQGRDVLSRILYGTRTSIVAGVLPVTIVVLIGATLGFVSGYLGGSADNLLMRITDIFYAIPTELLLILVMVTLGDTSLGKAANGVPLFLLALAAVSWSGLARLMRGSALALKNLAFVEAAQSLGASRAHIIARHILPNSVGVLVVWIAFAIPRFIIAEAILGYIGLGLRPSLNPNDFFITSWGRLFLDAYSIIGSQPGFLLSVAIVVSVLVISFTFLGDGLRDALDPRMKK; from the coding sequence ATGGCCCAGGCAACTACCTCTCTGCCTCGCGCCGCGTCGTCTGCCGCGCCGGCCATACCGTCGCAAGGGCAATGGACACTGGCCTGGCGGCGTCTGCGCCGCAACCGTGCTGCGGTGGTCGGCGGCGTGCTCGTGGTGATCTATATCACATTGGCGATCTTTGCTTCATCGCTCGCACCTCACAACCCGATCAAGGACTACGGCGCGTCCAAAGCTTTCTTACCACCCTTCTGGCAATCCGAATCTCCGGCTGGCAAAGCGTTCGATCCGAGCTTCCCACTCGGCACCGACCAGCAGGGGCGCGATGTGCTCAGCCGTATCCTGTACGGCACACGCACGTCCATCGTCGCCGGCGTGTTGCCGGTGACGATCGTCGTGCTGATCGGGGCGACGCTCGGTTTCGTCTCCGGCTACTTGGGCGGCAGCGCCGACAACCTGTTAATGCGCATCACCGACATCTTCTACGCCATACCCACCGAACTACTGCTGATTCTGGTGATGGTGACGCTGGGCGACACGTCGCTTGGCAAAGCGGCCAACGGTGTGCCCTTGTTCCTGTTGGCGTTGGCAGCGGTATCATGGTCGGGATTAGCGCGCTTGATGCGCGGCTCGGCGCTTGCGCTGAAGAACCTGGCTTTCGTCGAGGCGGCGCAGAGCCTCGGTGCGTCGCGCGCGCACATCATCGCGCGCCATATCCTACCGAATAGCGTTGGTGTGCTGGTAGTGTGGATTGCCTTTGCTATCCCGCGCTTCATCATCGCCGAAGCGATCCTGGGCTACATCGGCTTGGGCTTGCGACCCTCACTCAATCCCAACGACTTCTTCATCACCAGTTGGGGACGGCTCTTCCTCGACGCCTACTCGATCATCGGCAGTCAGCCGGGCTTTCTACTCTCGGTCGCCATCGTCGTCTCGGTGCTGGTGATTTCATTTACCTTCCTGGGCGATGGATTGCGCGACGCGCTCGACCCGCGCATGAAGAAGTGA